atgtaacaacaagataaaatcaacaccataaaaggtggaaattctcttacacacactatcccaatgtggcacaaacactcaagtgtcttatacccaaactactatgaaatgcattatcctaagtaaacttaaataaggtgtaataatatccatgatgaataattatttacaccaacaatatatatatatatttatttcaaaaaatccactatattatatttctaatattttatttttaataattttatttttaagcaTTACTATAcattttaaacttaaaaaaataaacatgaattaaaaacagTTTCTTTACCCAATCACATCATAGTGGTTTCTCCCATTACTTAAATTGAAAAATGATTATCCAACATTTATAATACACTAAACATCTAACATAatgtatttataatatataaaagaTAATAATGATTTGATGCTGAATAGTTGTTTGCCTTGGAGTAGTTTACTATAGCATAGATAAAATATAGCATAAATAAGATAAGACAAACGGACTACTCGAGCTTTGGCGTAGTGGAATTTTTTTAAAGCCTTTATTTTGAGATTCTTAAATTTTGTATAAACATTAGATCAGAGGAACTGTCGTATATGATATTGAGATTTCTTGAAATTAAACCGTACACAAATATATGTACGAAAGTCCTTGGTTGCTTGTCTTCGCTACCCGTTCATAAATGCATgcttatgtttataatttattgtGTGAAGAAATACAAGAAGAATGTCCCCCAACGGATCAGATCGACAACACTCAAGTCATGAATTACAGCAGCCGAGAATACTGGCGTTCGACTGTGGAGATGACAAATTTTTGCACAATTAAGTCCTCCCAGCCGAACACAGCGATTCGCAggttaaataaaaaatttcaaattatttgAATGTTTCGCTCTTTCTCCGCCATACGAGTCCAACTTTAAAACTCACTCCTTATGTGAATTAACAGTGATCGAGGACAGAAATTTTTGGCTCAAGATGTATTTCTGAGTCACAGTGGTAAGCAGAAAATTTTTGTTAGGCAGCTATACAGAGACCTCACAAACCAGGGCGTGTCCTGCTTCTTTGATCAAGATCGCGAAAGTTTGCCAGTGGGCGACGATTTCCCCCATCGTATATTTGAAGCCGCTAAGACATGCCAAGTAGCAGTTTTACTTCTCTCTATGGATTTCCTCGAATCAAAGTGGCCAATGCTCGAACTCTCTGCTTTTGTGGAAGCCAGAGACAGAACCCGTACAAATCCCAATCTCAAAATTTTACCCTTGTTCTTCCATATTTCACCGGATACTCTTAAAAACATTTCGGCCGACGACGAAAAGTGGAAACAATTGGAGAAATCCGAGGAAAAGCGAGCCGAATGGCACCTATCTTTGAGTGCAGTACGGCGAATTAACGGGTTAAAGTTCAGTGAAGTTGGCAATGAATTGGAGTTTAGAGATGACATTGTGAAAGAAATCTGGCGTATACTTCCAAAACCCTCACCAAGGTGTCATGTTCATTGTATGCAAGGACAAGTACGAATGTGCCAGGTAAAGACCCCTGACTTCCTTCTTTTGCTTTTGTCACTCATATATTCATAGGCTAATGTATTTCTTATATTTATTGGTTGCAGGAGGTTGCAGATTTCTTCAACACTGTCCATCCAGACAAAAAGGGTATCCGTATTGCAGGATTGTATGGAATAGCGGGCCAGGGGAAAACTACACTTACCAAAGCTTTCTGCAACTTcaaattgggggattttgaaggcAAAGTATGCCATCTGGAATTTTCTAAAGGCGATTCATTTGAAAGAATTAAAGTAGCTCTGCGATATCTCACTTGCTGCCCTCAGCCATATCTCCAAGAACTGACAGACCAAGATGAGGTGGCCAATATCTCACATGTTTTAATTTTGTTGAaaatatgttcttcctttccatataGAAGATTTTTAAGTATTCTGAATTTTCTAGTAAAACTGACAGGCGCAGGTTGAGTTATGTAGAAGAGCCGAGGGTAAACGGGTATTGTTGGTTCTGGACAATATCACAGAAGAAAGCATAGACGAAGTGACGTATTATCTTAAGGCAGAGTTGGGAGAAAACAGCTGGATCCTTTTGAGCGCTCGTAGTGTAGATGTTCTCGAAAGGTATTTCAAGATAGATAAGCAGTCACGCATGCGCGTACCAAGGCTCAAACAGGTAGAGGCCATAGCCATCTTGTTGGAAAGGGCATCTGTAGAAGTGTCAACGTTAGGGGCAGAGGACAAAGCTTTTGCTGTCAAGTGTGCAGACAGATGTTCGTTCAAAGAGGTCGATCGGAGAGAAGGAACATTTCATCCGTTAGCCTTAAAAGCTTTTGGTGGTCACCTCTTCAGTAATTACGGTCCGCATTTGTCAAAGTGGCTTGCTGAGATAGAAGGCTGGGTAGACCCATGCGGTTATGGTTTGGATGACTTGCTGGCTTTGCTGGGCAAAGCTTTCGACAACATGCGTCCCCGATATCGCACCATATTCATGCTTCTCACCCTTTATATGCCGCCTAATATATCTCCCCACAAAGTTATTGACTGGCTGGCAATGATTATCAACAAAGAGATCAGTAAGTATGAATATTTGCTTTTAAgactttttattttatgatttggcTGTTTTTAATTGAAAAACCGCTGAACGCTTAAAATATATACGTGGGTTTAATTTATGCGAGGGTTCAGGTTGAGGATCTATGTAAGAAGGCTTTTATAGAAGAATCTGGACCTGAAATTCGCATACACGACCTATATATTGAATTCGCACAGAGCAAAGCAAATGAAATGGGAAAATGGCTGTGGTGGAAGGAGGATTCGCGTAGTACACGTGGATTAATgtcagaagacaattcagggtttgAATTGGCTAAGTTGGAGCAGTGCATGCATCAAAGACTGTCCCAGATCGCCCCACGGGACCTTAAAAATCTGTTGGTACTTCAGCTTGTAGGTGTGCAAAATATGAGCAAACTTCCTTTGGGTGGGATGGGCTGTCTCAGAAGTATTACACTCCATAATTGCAAAGATCTGAAAGCGGTTGAAGGTATGAAAAATTTGCAACAGCTGGCGTGGCTTCAGATAAGCGAAGTAAATCCATTGTTTAAACTTCCCGAGCTAAGCAGCCTCAAAGGATTACAACATTTGCAGATCAATTTTGCAGACAGCCTTGTGCTCAATCAGCTGGGAGATCTTACCAATTGTGCTTTTCTGAGAGAGATTAATGTTTGTTGTCGATCCCTCTGGGAATTTCCAAGGTTGAATGGCTTGCGGTatttggagaaggtggaatttagTGTGTGTGATAATGTGAAGGGCAAATTCGACTGTACAGAATGCGTGGAGCTGCAGAGTATTGTCCTCAACAGTTGGTCCCGGTGGGCTTGGTCAACGCCCCTCGTTGGACGTAAGAAAATATCCAAAACTGTATTGTGGGATCGTGATGCAGTGAAGGCATGTCCAGATTTAGATGCAGTGAAGGCATGTCCAGATATAGATGCCCAGGTAGAGTCTTTTGTTGCATCAAAAGATGTTTCAGTGCTTAAAAGTCTAGAATCTTGTGAGGGGCTGAAAAATCTTCAACTATGGAATTTGAGAAATCTAAAGGAGCTTCCATGTTTTAGACTCCTATCAAATTTGATTGTGCTCAAACTTGGGAAGTGTGGTACAAGGGAGCCCCCGATCTAACATGTTGTCTCTTGTTGGAGGATGTTTGGTTTTCCACACTAGAAAATTTACAAAGCTTTCCCAACTTCTCACAACTGAGGAAATTAAAGAAGTTAGGATTATATGATTGCTGGAGGGTTGAAGATCCTCCCGAGGTTAGTGGCTGCCATGAATTACAGGTATTCCATCTAGTCTACAACGACAGTATGAAAGGACTTCCCAATATGGGAGAGTTCCCACAATTAGAGGAAATCAAACTGAGTTGGCATTCTGAGAATGAGGCCATTTGCCGCAGTGCTGAAGATGATCTTCAACCTAATGAGGATCTTGAATCTCGTCTGGAGCACTTTGAAGAGGAAACCTTCTCGAACTTAAGTGATGTGAGCGCACCAGAAGCATTGAAAGAATGGCAGTGGCTGGAGGGCAAGAGCATTATGGGAATAAGGTATGTCCGTGTACGGAAGATGTATTATTGTATCACAGCTCCATATGATTCTGACGAGCGAAGCCAGTTTGTGGGAAAGGTGACGGTATTTGAAAGATTAATATTTCTACCCGACGCACTGTTTTTTTCATATATATTATTGATAACACTCTTTCTTTTAAGTCACATAGTTCCAAGACTAGAGCTGTTAGTTCGGGAAGCTCAAGGCATCAAAAATGGGAGGCTTCAGCGGTGCTCATGGTGCAGTCACATTGATTCTGCATCTGTTCTTCTGCTTCTTCTAACGCTTGTGTTTATTTCTCACTCTGTGTGGTCAGTAATTAGACGAAAGTTTTCAACAGTTGGACGCTATCTTAATTTTGGTACACTAGTTGCGGTAGTTAAACAGGATTTTCTTGCAATTTCAACACTTGGGACGATATTTTCAATTATACAAAGTATAATTGGTTGGTATTCGGGAGCCCACAGTTGATTTCGAATCTTTAATCATAGaagggggtaaaaatttattaaaaacaaagaGACTTATAAAGGATCTACAGCTCAGCAAAGAATTACATAGTGTTATCTttcaaaattaattaattgttattttaaaatctATAGGTTGTAGTTAGACAGCCTCCTAGTGTTATTTTAGTACTTGGTTTATGTATTCAATTTTGGAATGTATATATAATTGTTATCAAGTACTTGTGGTCCTAAGATTTTTAGTCTtgtaaatttatataaaaataaataaatgatgaaaTTTTTGTCAAGATGGATCTTTATATAAGCAAATCTATGAATGTcatgtaaaaaaatataaatactttCCTTGAAAAGTGAAATGATTATTTTTTGGCTTTATATAAAATGTCATGACTATCCGATATAAGTATGTCATTTAAACAATTATTGTAACATGGAAAAATACTATTCTTATGTATATAACAATTGGGGTGACAAAGCATCTGCATTTGAGTACTTCATATTATATGCTTGTCCTATCGCAAATATAAAAAGTGAGTGCAATAAATACTTTGTAATTTTTAATGAAATGTGAAAGATCGTCAAACAAATTTATGATCATTTAAAGTAGAATAGAAGTTAcataatttaaaataacaatatgttgcttttataacaataaattGTATTTTTGTGTTCAATTATTAGGTTATTTGTGTTAGATATACAGATAACAAGATTTATGACtactaaaaaaatatttattttttgaataaaaaagCCTTAAGTCTTAATATATATTAATAGAAGTAAATATATAGTACAGAGATAAAGAACATGAAGAAAGCCCCAACTAGAGGGAACAGAATACAACGAAAATCAAGAATAGCACAATACGCCCACCCCCATATGCCAAGCAACATTGAATAGGAGAGCATGAAAGACAGAGGTGGAGCATCCCGACCTTTAAAAAATCCATATTTCTAGACAAGACATTGAAATTGCTTGTCACCTGCAGGGAGTATGGATCTGGGATGGATCAAGATTTCTGGTTGTCAAATCATCCAACACCATACTCCCGAGAATCACAACGGCTAATTTAATAGCTTTGTTAGCTAAAAGATTTTCAGAGCAGAGGCAAGAAGGTCAAGATGACCATGAATGGCCAAAAATTGGACTTACACCTCAAAAACCCGAATTTCCAATGGCCCTACAACACACATCCTCGAAGTGTAGGCTGAAGCAGAAGACCACAATTCTGCTGCGAATCAGAGCACCTAATGTCGATGTCGTGTTGAATCTCAGGATGGAATGATTCATGCTTGCTCCAACTTGGTATCTTTTAACTGGTTTGGGTGTATAGATAGAGTCCACCCCAAAATATTCTTCTTCTGAACCTACACCACCATTTTGAATGCATCAAAGGTAAGATCTCATTAGTGGACGAACTTCATAGTAGAGAAAAGATAGAATAGAACAAAGAAGCCTTAAATACAATAGATAATCGTGCCACCTATTTTCATATGCAATCTACTATGAATTGTATGGCCAATTCCAATTCTGTGGCATTCTGTGTCAAAACGCTTCATTTTTTATTGCTGCGTCTAGCTCTTTATCATTCATaagatcataatctttaaacaaaaCATCTCCTTGAAGCGAGAGACACCCAATCTTATTGGCTTCTCTGAAACAATGGGAAATGTGATTGTTATCAAAGTCCTAAAGCAAATTCCATACATCCTGAAGGATATACTTTACCTTCCAATCTGATGTGTCAATTTTTTTAAAAGCATTGATAATGTTCAAAGAATCACCTTCAATATCAATACTCTTGACCCTTACTTTACATGCTAGTTTAAGCCCAAACAATAAAGCTGATGCTTCCGCTATTGTTAGTCGTGATTGGAATTCTAGATTCCCTGCAATGAGGAATTTACCTATGCAATCTCTTAACACACATCCTGCACCAGAAACCCTTGGGCTACCCTTGGTCACACCATCAAAGTTTAACTGTTAATTTTTTTCTGCGAGGATTTCCATCTAAGTGCTTTTCTATCCATCTTTTTAATTGAGTTGTTAATAAGGCTCCCTTTGAATGACAATCTAATGCCTTTCCATTCCAACACATTCTACTTTGTTCCATTCTTTTCTAAAAAATCCCTCTTATTACTTTCCCACCAAATGTTCCAAATTAATATGTCAGGGGAAACTTCCTAGAGGGCTGAAAAAAAAAAGACTCTTAAAACAATTTAGGTGATGATTCAAACACCATAATCAACTTAGAATGTAGGGGTAGACCAATGCGATTTCTTAAGAAGCCAAGTCTAACATGTGTTTGGAAATTCACAATTAAGGAGAAGAtgatcctttgtttcaacttttttTTCGCATAATACACAATTAAAAATTGGAGTAATACCCAGGGAGGCCAACCTATCACTATTAAGATTCTTTCCTTTAAGAGAAAGCCAAACAAATGATCTAGCTTTTGATAGACCTATTGCAGTCCAACAAGATGAAAAACTCCTCAATTTCTAGACACAAAATTATTTCCTAAAAGCATGGTAGCCTTGCTTTACTAAGTAATTACCGGATTGAGAGGGGGTCCAGATAAGTCTGTCCAATTTTTTTAATAATGAATTACTCCGTTCTTCAGCTCCTAAAGAAGCAACTATTTTTGTCTAGTTGGGGCATGCACATTTCCAAAATCATTCTAGTTTATTTCCAAAACTCCATCAACATTAGAGATAAAAAAAAACTGTAACCATGACTCCCTAGGATGCCTTAAGTAATACTTTCATCTCTTCTATGTTCTCTAATCTATCCAAGGGAGGAAGACCATTCCAATAATCTTCCCAAAAAAGTACTTCTTTGCCATCATGAATTATCAAGGAGACATAAGGAAGAAACACTTTCCTACATTTTAgcatgaaattccacatttgggagCCTAATGGAGGGTTGAGGATAAAAAACTCTAATACTATAAGAGCTAATACCCTGAAAGAGGGTAAAAAATAGATCTTTATGAATATAGCTATTGAACAGGGATCCCATTGTATTTGGAAAAAATATCATGTCACTTGGTCTTAGTAGAATGGCATAACAATGTACTCGTTGTGCCCAATGAGAATTCAATAGCACTACATCCTCACTATTTGCTATGTGATGAATACCCATGACCTTATAGTCCTATATGGTCTCCATTAGAGGTCTATCCACTCTAATTTGTCAAATAAAACTCTTGAATACAACAAATGTCCTCTCTACCATGGTCTTTTCAATGGTTAGTGGCATGTTGATGATCTCACCTTATTGACCTTGACTGTATAGCCCATTGGCCTCATGCATGTAATATGATCAAATACCCAAACTTGGAGTAATGTGTAGGTCATGTTGTTGTATCCCTCTTACTGTACATATTGGGCAAGATCATAATAGAACCTATGTGCTAACATATTGAATTCCTATGCAAAGATGGTCCTTCTCTTCTCCATCACTTGGATAGTGTGTTTGAGCCCTCCATGTAGATGTGTGCCTCACTTATCAAGTGTTCTAACAAGACTATCTATAGTTATTAGTGTCCTTTTTAGGGGATGAGTGTCCACAATAATTTATAATAACTAGTGTAGATGAATTTGACCCCTCATATTCCTTGATATGGCCTACCCTATGCAATACATCTAGTTGTCATAAATGATGTTGAGTGTACATGGTCCTACTAGTCTCACAGTCTCACATCACATTGGAAGATGTAAAATTTGGTACACATCATATAGTGTGATTGCCATCTCCTTTATCAAAAGATTGAAAGTGGATTTTTTAGTGTGTCATCACTCCATCAATACCATCAACATCAAATCATGGAATCTCGTATTTGACATGGTGTAGAACCATCATAGTTCAATATCTCATAAATGTAACTACACCTTTCATGATAAGGACCCTACCTAGACACATTATAGGTATTATATGTGACCACCTAAATGTTCTTGCATAGTTGGAGGGGCCTATAACAACATTGAAGCTATTTAATTGATGCTTCTCATTCCATCAACAAATTCCTAGCAATCTCGCCAAGTTCTATGCAAAACCCCTTGGACATCTATTGGATTGTGGCACCTAAATAGAACATGGGTTTCATGTTGGAAGATGGTTCCCAACCTAGACTATCACACCCTATCTAGGCTATGGCATCAAGAAAGTGACCCAACAACACTAATCATAATCATTTTACATATCTAAacccaaaataaataaaatcaactacatgaaaaattcaatatggcCTACTCATGGGTCAAGATACCCTCCACAATGTGTTGCCTTATGATCTGAATTCTAGGTGGATGATATGCTCATTCACATGCCATCCTCACTTGTCGACCCATCTACAATAGAGAAAAAAATGAATAAGAAAAATgcatattagaaaatttaaaagcTTTCACTATTTAAGGTACAATTCTATCAAAACCATTATTTAGAAAACTTTAACAATTTCATCATAACTAGAGCTAGAGAGCTTCAATTTGCATGTCATTTGTTTCATCTGAAACACTATTTTTCTCTCAGTCTTCCCAAGCGCTCTTTGATACGGTATTTTTTTTCTAAATGACCCTATTGAAGAAATCTTTCATTGTCACTTTTCATAAATTaacgtggtaaacatgataccctatctCTACTTATGTAATGAGCAAGCTCAAATAAGGGGCCATATGCACTCTcaaatttcatcactcttagtaatAATTATAggttattttaaaatttgataacgAATTGGTTATGCAAGATGTTGTTCTTTACATTGTATTATATGTATCGCTACATTGGAGGCTTCATTTGACATACTTATGAATATGCTTTTTCATGAATTTTATGTACATTAACCTTCATATTCAGGAAGTATCATATCACTACTAAAGGGGGGCTTAAATGTAGTTTCATAAATTGCACTCTTTAATTGTGAGCCCAATTTCACATTCCTTAGTACATGCTTTAATTTTCATTACCCTAAATAATTTTAGGACCATTTGTAGCCTTGAATTTAACACCCAACTCAAGTAGATGTGTCCTGCTCTATTTCAAAACTTAGATA
This genomic stretch from Cryptomeria japonica chromosome 8, Sugi_1.0, whole genome shotgun sequence harbors:
- the LOC131075231 gene encoding disease resistance protein ADR2-like, encoding MHAYVYNLLCEEIQEECPPTDQIDNTQVMNYSSREYWRSTVEMTNFCTIKSSQPNTAIRSDRGQKFLAQDVFLSHSGKQKIFVRQLYRDLTNQGVSCFFDQDRESLPVGDDFPHRIFEAAKTCQVAVLLLSMDFLESKWPMLELSAFVEARDRTRTNPNLKILPLFFHISPDTLKNISADDEKWKQLEKSEEKRAEWHLSLSAVRRINGLKFSEVGNELEFRDDIVKEIWRILPKPSPRCHVHCMQGQVRMCQEVADFFNTVHPDKKGIRIAGLYGIAGQGKTTLTKAFCNFKLGDFEGKVCHLEFSKGDSFERIKVALRYLTCCPQPYLQELTDQDEAQVELCRRAEGKRVLLVLDNITEESIDEVTYYLKAELGENSWILLSARSVDVLERYFKIDKQSRMRVPRLKQVEAIAILLERASVEVSTLGAEDKAFAVKCADRCSFKEVDRREGTFHPLALKAFGGHLFSNYGPHLSKWLAEIEGWVDPCGYGLDDLLALLGKAFDNMRPRYRTIFMLLTLYMPPNISPHKVIDWLVEDLCKKAFIEESGPEIRIHDLYIEFAQSKANEMGKWLWWKEDSRSTRGLMSEDNSGFELAKLEQCMHQRLSQIAPRDLKNLLVLQLVGVQNMSKLPLGGMGCLRSITLHNCKDLKAVEGMKNLQQLAWLQISEVNPLFKLPELSSLKGLQHLQINFADSLVLNQLGDLTNCAFLREINVCCRSLWEFPRLNGLRYLEKVEFSVCDNVKGKFDCTECVELQSIVLNSWSRWAWSTPLVGRKKISKTVLWDRDAVKACPDLDAVKACPDIDAQVESFVASKDVSVLKSLESCEGLKNLQLWNLRNLKELPCFRLLSNLIVLKLGKCGTREPPI